A window from Heterodontus francisci isolate sHetFra1 chromosome 4, sHetFra1.hap1, whole genome shotgun sequence encodes these proteins:
- the LOC137368668 gene encoding proteinase-activated receptor 2-like, protein MSTARMFAVLLTAWLMALPVCNAASSRSFIGKETNNSNGEHGFEVDEFAASVLTSGLTTVFLPLVYIVVFIIGLPSNAMALWVFAYRTKMKHPAAIYMANLALADLLFIIWFPLKISYHLNGNNWIFGEGLCKVLVVFFYGNMYCSILFMTCLSVQRYWVVINPISQSRRKTCIAYSISIFIWIIIVLGTMPLYLNIQQTANITNLNIITCHDVLREDQLASSMFDYFLSLAIGVYFFPALLTLFAYVLMIKALKASANEANIGKSRKRAIELIITVLTMYLVCFTPSNIMLIVHYSLIKYKGNSNVYAFYIVSLCLSSINSCIDPFVYYFVSKDFRDHVQNTLQCRSVRTVRSIQASFASKKFSRRSNSYNSASKVTTTTTNC, encoded by the coding sequence CGTCATCACGAAGCTTTATTGGCAAAGAAACCAACAACAGCAATGGCGAGCATGGTTTTGAAGTTGATGAGTTTGCTGCATCTGTACTGACCAGTGGATTGACTACAGTCTTCTTGCCTTTGGTCTACATTGTTGTGTTCATCATTGGCCTGCCTTCAAATGCAATGGCATTGTGGGTATTTGCCTACCGAACCAAAATGAAACATCCAGCAGCTATTTACATGGCTAATTTGGCTTTGGCAGATCTCCTGTTCATCATTTGGTTCCCTTTGAAAATTTCCTACCATCTAAATGGCAACAATTGGATTTTTGGAGAAGGACTGTGTAAGGTGCTAGTGGTTTTTTTCTATGGAAACATGTACTGTTCAATTCTATTCATGACCTGCCTCAGTGTTCAAAGATACTGGGTTGTTATAAATCCAATATCTCAATCACGGAGGAAGACTTGTATTGCTTATAGCATATCTATTTTCATTTGGATAATTATTGTATTGGGGACTATGCCATTGTATCTAAATATTCAGCAAACTGCAAACATTACTAACCTTAATATAATAACCTGTCATGATGTCCTACGTGAAGATCAATTGGCTTCTAGCATGTTTGATTACTTTCTCTCTTTGGCTATTGGGGTTTATTTCTTTCCAGCATTGCTGACATTATTTGCATATGTGTTGATGATCAAAGCATTGAAAGCCTCAGCCAATGAAGCTAACATTGGGAAAAGCCGCAAAAGAGCAATTGAATTAATTATTACTGTTCTCACAATGTATTTAGTTTGCTTCACTCCAAGCAATATTATGCTGATTGTTCACTATTCTCTGATAAAATACAAAGGGAACAGCAATGTTTATGCTTTCTATATTGTAAGTCTTTGTCTGTCCAGCATAAATAGTTGCATTGATCCCTTTGTCTATTACTTTGTTTCCAAAGATTTCAGAGATCATGTTCAAAATACATTGCAGTGTCGTAGTGTCAGGACAGTTAGAAGCATTCAGGCTTCCTTTGCTTCTAAGAAATTTTCCAGAAGGTCTAATTCCTATAATTCTGCCAGTAAAGTTACTACTACAACAACCAACTGTTGA